In one window of Gossypium hirsutum isolate 1008001.06 chromosome A01, Gossypium_hirsutum_v2.1, whole genome shotgun sequence DNA:
- the LOC107917948 gene encoding uncharacterized protein, giving the protein MGKTNSSRDWTQIYAIYGMDQWQTLVFLLFHAVCFSLLSVLFLLNFESIFHFFQTFLSSPGAARFAAGFSGGVTAISAVCLFFAAANFFYSAGPLHYDMAQRMVGSVNDWSTVKLALDIGCGRGILLNAVATQLKKTGSSGRVVGLDPSKRTTLSTLRTANVEGVGEYVTCREGDVRSLPFGDNYFDVVVSAVFVHTVGKEYGHRTVEAAAERMRVLGEMVRVLKPGGVGVLWDLLHVPEYVRRLQELKMEDIRVSERVTAFMVSSHMVSFRKPSQHVVGPGEVRLDWRC; this is encoded by the exons ATGGGAAAAACCAATAGTAGTAGAGATTGGACTCAGATCTATGCAATTTACGGCATGGACCAGTGGCAAACACTTGTTTTCCTTTTGTTCCATGCTGTTTGTTTCTCCCTACTTTCAGTCCTCTTCCTTTTAAACTTCGAATCCATTTTCCACTTCTTCCAAACTTTCCTCTCCAGTCCCGGTGCAGCCCGTTTCGCCGCCGGGTTCAGCGGCGGCGTCACGGCTATTTCCGCAGTGTGTTTGTTTTTCGCGGCCGCCAACTTTTTTTACTCCGCCGGGCCGCTGCATTACGACATGGCTCAACGGATGGTGGGGTCGGTTAATGACTGGTCGACCGTGAAGCTAGCGCTTGATATTGGGTGCGGCAGAGGGATTCTTCTCAATGCGGTGGCGACCCAACTGAAAAAAACTGGTAGTTCGGGTCGGGTTGTTGGGTTGGATCCGTCTAAACGAACTACTTTGTCTACGCTACGAACCGCCAACGTTGAAG GTGTGGGGGAGTATGTGACGTGCAGGGAAGGCGATGTGAGGAGCCTCCCGTTTGGGGATAACTACTTCGACGTGGTGGTTTCCGCCGTGTTCGTGCACACCGTTGGGAAAGAATACGGCCACCGGACGGTGGAAGCAGCGGCGGAGAGGATGAGGGTGTTGGGGGAGATGGTGAGGGTGTTGAAGCCCGGTGGAGTGGGGGTTTTGTGGGACCTCCTCCACGTGCCGGAATACGTGCGGCGGTTGCAAGAACTGAAGATGGAAGACATTAGGGTTTCGGAGCGTGTAACTGCCTTCATGGTTAGCAGCCACATGGTATCATTTCGGAAGCCGAGTCAGCATGTTGTGGGTCCCGGTGAAGTCCGCTTGGACTGGAGATGCTGA